In a single window of the Streptomyces cinnabarinus genome:
- a CDS encoding glycine betaine ABC transporter substrate-binding protein, whose protein sequence is MVDDVVPGSIGQGEPLKGAELTVTSKEFTEQLILGAIMGIAFEAAGAEVLDRTGIQGSIGAREAVRSGDADGMYEYTGTAWITYLGNSEPIDDPRGQWEAVREADLKNGLTWLEPSALNNTYALAMNQDNFEKYRTKTLSDVAALAESNPGAVTLCVESEFANRADGLPGMEKAYGMSIPAGNITQMDTGIIYTQAAKGSCTYGEVFTTDGRIKSMNLVVMADDKKFFPNYNAAPEINSGTLEEYPAIAEILAPVTARLNNTVARELNARVDVDGEDPHEVALDWMKAEGFVKEG, encoded by the coding sequence CGGCCAGGGCGAGCCGCTGAAGGGCGCCGAGCTGACGGTGACCTCGAAGGAGTTCACCGAGCAGCTGATCCTCGGCGCGATCATGGGCATCGCCTTCGAGGCGGCGGGCGCGGAGGTGCTCGACCGCACCGGGATCCAGGGGTCGATCGGGGCGCGGGAGGCGGTCAGGTCCGGGGACGCGGACGGGATGTACGAGTACACGGGCACCGCCTGGATCACGTACCTGGGCAACAGCGAGCCCATCGACGATCCGCGCGGGCAGTGGGAGGCGGTGCGGGAGGCCGATCTGAAGAACGGGCTGACCTGGCTGGAACCGTCGGCGCTGAACAACACCTACGCGCTGGCGATGAACCAGGACAACTTCGAGAAGTACCGCACGAAGACCCTCTCCGACGTGGCCGCGCTGGCGGAGAGCAACCCCGGCGCGGTGACGCTGTGCGTGGAGAGCGAGTTCGCCAACCGGGCCGACGGGCTGCCCGGCATGGAGAAGGCGTACGGGATGAGCATCCCGGCCGGGAACATCACGCAGATGGACACCGGGATCATCTACACCCAGGCGGCGAAAGGGAGTTGCACCTACGGGGAGGTCTTCACCACGGACGGCCGCATCAAGTCCATGAACCTGGTGGTCATGGCGGACGACAAGAAGTTCTTCCCCAACTACAACGCGGCGCCGGAGATCAACTCCGGGACCCTGGAGGAGTATCCGGCGATCGCGGAGATCCTGGCACCGGTGACGGCACGCCTGAACAACACGGTCGCGCGGGAGCTGAACGCGAGGGTCGACGTGGACGGCGAGGACCCGCACGAGGTGGCGCTGGACTGGATGAAGGCGGAGGGCTTCGTCAAGGAGGGGTGA
- a CDS encoding S16 family serine protease: MLSRLSRPQALAVCAVPVVALIATAALAPLPFSLTQPGLTANVLGKNKGEPVITISGAATRDTSGQLRMTTIEATGPDTSVSLGDVLDSWFRTDRAVMPRDAVYPSDKSTKEIEKYNTEQMRESQDAASEAALNYLDLDPAGIEVDLELEDVGGPSAGLLFSLGIVDKLDGDGTGGDLTGGRTIAGTGTIDADGKVGAVGGVALKTQAARRDGATVFLVPEAECADAKAELPKGLRLIPVTTLKGAVDSLIALEKDNGKVPSC; the protein is encoded by the coding sequence GTGCTCTCACGTCTCTCGCGTCCCCAGGCCCTCGCCGTCTGTGCCGTGCCGGTCGTGGCGCTGATCGCCACGGCCGCGCTCGCACCGCTGCCGTTCTCGCTCACGCAGCCGGGGCTGACGGCGAACGTGCTGGGGAAGAACAAGGGCGAACCGGTGATCACGATCTCCGGGGCGGCGACCCGGGACACCAGCGGGCAGCTGCGGATGACGACGATCGAGGCGACCGGCCCCGACACCAGCGTCTCGCTCGGCGACGTGCTCGACTCCTGGTTCCGCACCGACCGCGCCGTCATGCCCCGGGACGCGGTCTACCCCAGCGACAAGAGCACCAAGGAGATCGAGAAGTACAACACCGAGCAGATGCGCGAGTCCCAGGACGCCGCCTCCGAGGCCGCCCTGAACTACCTCGACCTCGACCCCGCCGGGATCGAGGTCGACCTGGAGCTGGAGGACGTCGGCGGCCCCAGCGCCGGTCTGCTCTTCTCCCTCGGCATCGTCGACAAGCTGGACGGCGACGGCACCGGCGGCGATCTCACCGGCGGCCGCACCATCGCCGGTACGGGCACCATCGACGCCGACGGCAAGGTCGGCGCGGTCGGCGGCGTCGCCCTGAAGACGCAGGCCGCCCGCCGCGACGGCGCGACGGTGTTCCTGGTTCCCGAGGCCGAGTGCGCGGACGCCAAGGCCGAACTCCCCAAGGGGCTGCGCCTCATCCCGGTCACCACCCTCAAGGGCGCCGTCGACTCCCTGATCGCCCTGGAGAAGGACAACGGGAAGGTGCCGAGCTGCTAG
- a CDS encoding IclR family transcriptional regulator produces the protein MTAETSQTLDRGLRVLKLLADTDHGLTVTELSNKLGVNRTVVYRLLATLEQHALVRRDLGGRARVGLGVLRLGRQVHPLVREAALPALRSLAEDIGATAHLTLVDGAEALAVAVVEPTWTDYHVAYRAGFRHPLERGAAGKAILAARRQPLEEPGYTLTHGELEAGASGAAAPLLGVTGVEGSVGVVMLADAVPERVGPRVMDAAREVAEALR, from the coding sequence GTGACCGCGGAGACCTCTCAGACGCTCGACCGGGGACTGCGTGTCCTCAAGCTGCTGGCCGACACGGACCACGGGCTGACCGTCACCGAGCTTTCCAACAAACTGGGCGTGAACCGGACCGTGGTGTACCGCTTGCTGGCCACGCTGGAGCAGCACGCGCTGGTCCGCCGTGACCTGGGTGGCCGGGCCCGGGTCGGGCTCGGCGTGCTGCGCCTCGGCCGCCAGGTGCATCCGCTGGTGCGCGAGGCCGCGCTGCCCGCGCTGCGATCGCTGGCCGAGGACATCGGGGCGACGGCACATCTGACCCTGGTGGACGGCGCGGAGGCGCTGGCCGTGGCGGTCGTGGAACCGACGTGGACCGACTACCACGTGGCCTACCGGGCCGGTTTCCGGCACCCCCTGGAGCGCGGCGCCGCCGGCAAGGCCATCCTCGCCGCCCGCCGCCAGCCCCTGGAGGAACCGGGCTACACCCTGACCCACGGCGAGCTGGAGGCCGGTGCGAGCGGAGCCGCGGCACCCCTGCTGGGGGTGACCGGGGTCGAGGGCAGCGTCGGAGTGGTGATGCTGGCGGACGCCGTACCGGAACGGGTCGGGCCGCGGGTGATGGACGCGGCGCGGGAAGTGGCGGAGGCGCTGCGCTGA
- a CDS encoding DEAD/DEAH box helicase — MTTTAASTSHYLSPAFPGRAPWGTASKLRAWQQGAMEKYIQEQPRDFLAVATPGAGKTTFALTLASWLLHHHVVQQVTVVAPTEHLKKQWADAAARIGIKLDPEYSAGPLGKDYQGVAVTYAGVGVRPMLHRNRVEQRKTLVILDEIHHAGDSKSWGEACLEAFEPATRRLALTGTPFRSDTNPIPFVTYEEDNAGIRRSAADYTYGYGNALADHVVRPVIFLSYSGNMRWRTKAGDEIAARLGEPMTKDAVSQAWRTALDPRGEWMPSVLRAADQRLTEVRKGIPDAGALVIASDQDSARAYAKLIREITGSKATLVLSDDTGASKRIDDFSEGDGRWMVAVRMVSEGVDVPRLAVGVYATTISTPLFFAQAVGRFVRSRRRGETASVFLPTIPDLLTFANEMEVERDHALDKPKKESEEDPYAESEKEMDEANKEQDEDTGEQDMLPFEALESDAVFDRVLYDGAEFGMQAHPGSEEEQDYLGIPGLLEPDQVQLLLQKRQARQIAHSRKKPDSEADLLELPAERRPVVSHREMMELRKQLNTMVSAYVHQSGKPHGVIHTELRRVCGGPPSAEATAGQLRQRIAKVQEWATRMR, encoded by the coding sequence GTGACTACTACCGCCGCCTCCACCTCCCACTACCTTTCCCCCGCCTTCCCCGGCCGTGCCCCCTGGGGTACCGCCAGCAAGCTGCGTGCCTGGCAGCAGGGGGCGATGGAGAAGTACATCCAGGAGCAGCCGCGTGACTTCCTCGCGGTCGCGACCCCGGGCGCCGGCAAGACGACCTTCGCGCTCACCCTCGCCTCCTGGCTGCTGCACCACCACGTCGTCCAGCAGGTGACCGTGGTCGCGCCCACCGAGCACCTGAAGAAGCAGTGGGCGGACGCGGCCGCGCGGATAGGGATCAAGCTGGACCCGGAGTACAGCGCGGGACCGCTCGGCAAGGACTACCAGGGCGTCGCCGTCACCTACGCGGGTGTCGGTGTGCGGCCCATGCTGCACCGCAACCGCGTCGAGCAGCGCAAGACCCTCGTCATCCTCGACGAGATCCATCACGCCGGTGACTCCAAGTCCTGGGGCGAGGCCTGCCTCGAAGCCTTCGAGCCCGCCACCCGGCGGCTCGCGCTGACCGGTACGCCCTTCCGCTCCGACACCAACCCCATCCCCTTCGTCACGTACGAGGAGGACAACGCCGGCATCCGGCGCTCGGCCGCGGACTACACCTACGGCTACGGCAACGCGCTCGCCGACCATGTCGTGCGGCCGGTCATCTTCCTCTCCTACAGCGGCAACATGCGCTGGCGCACCAAGGCCGGTGACGAGATCGCGGCGCGGCTCGGCGAGCCGATGACCAAGGACGCCGTCTCGCAGGCCTGGCGGACCGCGCTCGATCCCCGTGGCGAGTGGATGCCGAGCGTGCTGCGCGCCGCCGACCAGCGGCTGACCGAGGTCCGCAAGGGCATCCCCGACGCGGGCGCCCTCGTCATCGCCTCCGACCAGGACTCCGCCCGCGCCTACGCCAAGCTGATCCGTGAGATCACCGGCAGCAAGGCGACGCTCGTCCTGTCCGACGACACCGGCGCGTCCAAACGGATCGACGACTTCAGCGAGGGCGACGGCCGGTGGATGGTCGCGGTGCGGATGGTCTCGGAAGGCGTCGACGTGCCCCGGCTCGCCGTCGGGGTCTACGCCACCACCATCTCCACCCCGCTCTTCTTCGCCCAGGCCGTTGGCCGTTTCGTGCGGTCCCGGCGCCGCGGCGAGACCGCCTCCGTCTTCCTGCCGACCATCCCCGACCTGCTCACCTTCGCCAACGAGATGGAGGTCGAGCGCGACCACGCCCTCGACAAGCCGAAGAAGGAGAGCGAGGAGGACCCCTACGCCGAGTCCGAGAAGGAGATGGACGAGGCGAACAAGGAGCAGGACGAGGACACCGGCGAGCAGGACATGCTGCCCTTCGAGGCGCTGGAGTCCGACGCCGTCTTCGACCGGGTCCTCTACGACGGCGCCGAGTTCGGCATGCAGGCCCACCCGGGGAGCGAGGAGGAGCAGGACTACCTCGGCATCCCGGGGCTCCTCGAACCCGACCAGGTGCAGCTGCTGCTGCAGAAGCGGCAGGCCCGGCAGATCGCGCACAGCCGCAAGAAGCCGGACTCCGAGGCCGACCTGCTGGAGCTGCCCGCCGAGCGGCGGCCGGTCGTCTCGCACCGGGAGATGATGGAGCTGCGCAAGCAGCTCAACACGATGGTCAGCGCCTACGTCCACCAGAGCGGCAAGCCGCACGGCGTGATCCACACCGAGCTGCGCCGGGTCTGCGGCGGACCGCCGAGCGCCGAGGCCACGGCCGGTCAGCTGCGCCAGCGCATCGCCAAAGTGCAGGAGTGGGCCACGCGCATGAGGTGA
- a CDS encoding type II toxin-antitoxin system death-on-curing family toxin translates to MTRYLSVAEAEHIARAAFGGRAPEVRDAGLFASAVRRPRARMFGTEAYADLYEQAAALLHALATNHPLVDGNKRTAWLAAATFLRVNGVDLAECDQDTAYDLVIDGASGAEVDVGRIAGRLREL, encoded by the coding sequence GTGACCCGGTACCTCAGCGTCGCCGAGGCCGAGCACATCGCCCGGGCCGCCTTCGGCGGGCGCGCCCCCGAGGTGCGGGACGCCGGGCTGTTCGCCTCCGCCGTACGGCGGCCACGCGCCCGCATGTTCGGTACGGAGGCCTACGCCGACCTGTACGAACAGGCCGCCGCCCTGCTGCACGCCCTCGCCACCAACCACCCCCTGGTCGACGGGAACAAGCGCACCGCCTGGCTCGCCGCGGCCACCTTCCTCCGCGTCAACGGGGTCGATCTCGCCGAGTGCGACCAGGACACGGCGTACGACCTGGTCATCGATGGGGCGTCCGGGGCCGAGGTGGACGTCGGGCGGATCGCGGGGCGGCTGCGGGAGTTGTGA
- a CDS encoding MFS transporter → MTSPDPRDTAVAHDAEPADKDASADTVLSRSYRALSIGIVSVVLLIAFEATAVGTAMPVAARELDGVSLYAFAFSGFFTTSLFGMVLAGQWADRRGPVGAVSAGIAAFAAGLLLAGTATAMWLFVLGRAVQGLGGGLVIVALYVVIGRAYPERLRPAIVAAFAASWVVPSIVGPLASGAVTEHLGWRWVFVGIPVLVVFPLALALPQIKRRASGPVAGAAPSFDRRRIRLALGISLGAGLLQYAAQDLRPLSLLPGAVGAALLVPAVLGLLPRGTYRAARGLPSVVLLRGVASGSFIAAESFVPLMLVTQRGLSPTLAGFSLAAGGGTWAAGSWLQSRPRLEPYRERLTTFGMVLVAAAIAAAPSVLIDSVPVWTLAVAWSFGCFGMGLVISSASVLLLKLSAPEEAGTNSASLQISDALSNVVMLSVGGAAFAALGGGALSHTATETSGSHPAAFAAVFLPMAAVALAGVWVTRRLHTR, encoded by the coding sequence ATGACCAGCCCCGATCCCCGCGACACCGCCGTCGCGCACGACGCCGAGCCCGCCGACAAGGACGCCTCCGCCGACACCGTGCTGAGCCGGTCGTACCGCGCGCTCAGCATCGGGATCGTCTCCGTCGTGCTGCTGATCGCCTTCGAGGCGACGGCCGTCGGCACGGCCATGCCGGTCGCTGCGCGGGAACTGGACGGGGTGTCGCTGTACGCGTTCGCGTTCTCGGGGTTCTTCACCACCTCCCTGTTCGGGATGGTGCTCGCGGGACAGTGGGCGGACCGGCGCGGTCCCGTCGGGGCGGTGAGCGCCGGGATCGCGGCCTTCGCCGCCGGGCTGCTGCTGGCCGGGACGGCCACGGCGATGTGGCTGTTCGTGCTGGGGCGGGCCGTACAGGGCCTCGGCGGCGGGCTGGTGATCGTCGCGCTGTACGTCGTGATCGGGCGGGCCTACCCCGAGCGGCTGCGGCCCGCCATCGTGGCCGCGTTCGCGGCGAGCTGGGTCGTCCCCTCGATCGTCGGGCCGCTCGCCTCCGGCGCGGTCACCGAACACCTCGGCTGGCGCTGGGTGTTCGTCGGCATCCCGGTGCTCGTCGTCTTCCCGCTGGCGCTCGCCCTGCCGCAGATAAAGCGCCGCGCCTCAGGCCCGGTGGCCGGGGCGGCCCCGTCCTTCGACCGGCGCCGCATCCGCCTCGCCCTCGGGATCTCCCTGGGCGCGGGCCTGCTCCAGTACGCCGCCCAGGATCTGCGCCCGCTGTCCCTGCTGCCCGGCGCGGTGGGCGCCGCGCTGCTGGTCCCGGCAGTCCTCGGCCTCCTCCCGCGCGGCACCTACCGAGCCGCCCGTGGACTGCCCTCCGTGGTGCTGTTGCGCGGCGTCGCCTCGGGCTCCTTCATCGCCGCCGAGTCCTTCGTACCGCTGATGCTGGTCACCCAGCGAGGGCTGTCGCCGACGCTCGCCGGGTTCTCCCTCGCGGCCGGTGGCGGGACCTGGGCGGCGGGGTCGTGGCTGCAGTCCCGGCCGCGTCTTGAGCCGTACCGGGAGCGGCTGACCACGTTCGGGATGGTGCTGGTGGCCGCGGCCATCGCGGCGGCGCCCAGCGTGCTGATCGACTCCGTGCCGGTGTGGACGCTGGCCGTGGCCTGGTCGTTCGGCTGCTTCGGGATGGGCCTGGTGATCTCCTCCGCCAGCGTGCTCCTGCTGAAGCTCTCCGCGCCGGAGGAGGCCGGCACCAACTCCGCCTCCCTCCAGATCTCCGACGCGCTGTCGAACGTCGTGATGCTCTCCGTGGGCGGCGCCGCCTTCGCGGCCCTCGGCGGCGGCGCCCTCAGCCACACGGCCACGGAGACCTCCGGCTCGCACCCGGCGGCCTTCGCGGCGGTGTTCCTGCCGATGGCGGCGGTGGCGCTGGCCGGGGTCTGGGTGACGCGACGCCTGCACACGCGGTGA
- a CDS encoding GNAT family N-acetyltransferase → MTEDITIRPAEPADLAAVAGLRWQWMAEHGDTPTTLERPEFIRHFVAWAAENSSSHRCTVLVRDSVVIGMTWLAVVHRVPTPRALHRASGDLQCVYVAPEARDTGLGSRLITETLAAAAALGLERVTVHSSPRAIPAYARQGFENSPRLLQTHLEAVAGIEPA, encoded by the coding sequence ATGACGGAAGACATCACGATCCGCCCGGCGGAACCGGCCGACCTGGCGGCGGTCGCGGGCCTGCGCTGGCAGTGGATGGCGGAGCACGGCGACACTCCGACGACGCTCGAACGCCCGGAGTTCATCCGCCACTTCGTCGCCTGGGCGGCCGAGAACTCCTCCTCGCACCGCTGCACGGTCCTGGTCCGCGACTCGGTCGTCATCGGCATGACCTGGCTGGCGGTCGTGCACCGGGTACCGACCCCGCGCGCCCTCCACCGCGCCTCCGGCGACCTCCAGTGCGTCTACGTCGCCCCCGAGGCCCGGGACACGGGCCTGGGCAGCCGGCTGATCACCGAGACCCTGGCCGCCGCCGCGGCGCTGGGCCTGGAGCGCGTCACCGTCCACTCCTCCCCGCGAGCGATACCGGCCTACGCCCGCCAGGGCTTCGAGAACTCCCCGCGCCTGCTGCAAACCCACCTGGAGGCCGTGGCGGGAATCGAACCCGCGTAA